A genomic region of Branchiostoma lanceolatum isolate klBraLanc5 chromosome 4, klBraLanc5.hap2, whole genome shotgun sequence contains the following coding sequences:
- the LOC136433009 gene encoding conserved oligomeric Golgi complex subunit 7-like has translation MMDFSKFSDDSFDVKDWVNAAFRAQRDSPGNKDAHAATLVMKLQLFIQEVNNSLEEISQQALTNLPRVIRETEAVRQEAIFLKEQMMMVKEDIRKVEENTAHSMKVLVELDAIKSRIQSMSVALEEADNWTKLSADVEEVFQSQDVHAISSQLVKMQKSLKMLSDTADYEDRCSHLEGLKNRLEAVVSPQLVAAFNSHNLESAQMYVRIFSDIERLQNLQSYYFKCHKATLLQSWQDIVNIDPNQSLQDTLPKLYDQLLSTWQSEVQWCNQVFSEPVNVTATLVIQVLYSLEPSLPACIQAALEDTPSQLNTLISLRQITMRFAKSIEASLEKTSGTYNEDVITQLVRTIHSPYLPYLLQYSTLQEQHLNDQLRTVHLETEQQEVIDCVRLMGQSVSKLYSIANSAVEQCMAFTSGCGVCGLQKALTAYFTVYTSEFIRVLQALRVKCNIDEVKVSSGEIKEDWTLFQHALRILQTCGDLLLHQRDFQDQLCVAVLEHTEALQDSSTQEKPSRFQHYNYLSVDSPTEYDLLMGTVTGLREGLVEDLLCDVTEAVQKLNEHAHKFAFDIVFCQLQQQLANVHSKEIWGSDAAGGEVLPSFSLSPMEYITKIGQYLMTLPQQLEPFHHQDNPALEAALQAGKLPFQDKNETHEVDHVADFWLGSIARGTMLTYLEAILKIPKMTDYGRKQLAADIDYVCNVLDALGVPANKDLKGVAALLQASSTEFDDVSKDCPPKVVNIVKAMRMV, from the exons ATGATG GATTTCTCCAAGTTTTCTGATGACAGCTTTGATGTCAAAGACTGGGTGAACGCAGCTTTCAGAGCACAGCGAGACTCTCCAGGAAACAAAGAT GCTCATGCTGCAACATTAGTGATGAAGCTACAGCTTTTCATTCAG GAGGTGAATAACTCACTGGAGGAGATCAGTCAGCAGGCGCTCACCAACCTGCCCAG GGTGATCAGGGAGACAGAAGCAGTGAGACAGGAGGCAATATTTCTCAAGGAGCAGATGATGATGGTCAAGGAGGATATAAGAAAG GTTGAGGAGAACACAGCTCATTCTATGAAGGTTCTTGTGGAACTGGATGCCATCAAGTCCAGGATACAGTCCATGTCAGTAGCACTCGAG GAAGCAGACAACTGGACCAAACTGTCAGCAGATGTGGAGGAGGTGTTCCAGTCTCAAGATGTACATGCT ATCTCATCTCAACTCGTCAAGATGCAGAAAAGCTTG AAAATGCTGTCGGACACAGCTGACTATGAGGACCGCTGTTCCCATCTGGAAGGTCTGAAGAACAGACTGGAGGCTGTGGTCAGTCCACAACTGGTGGCTGCCTTCAACTCTCACAACCTGG AGTCTGCCCAGATGTATGTGAGGATATTTTCGGACATTGAAAGACTGCAGAACCTGCAGAGCTACTACTTCAAATGTCACAAG GCCACTCTGCTCCAGTCGTGGCAGGACATTGTGAACATTGATCCTAACCAGAGTCTACAGGACACCCTGCCTAAACTGTACGACCAACTCCTGTCTACATGGCAAAGTGAG GTGCAGTGGTGTAACCAGGTGTTCAGTGAACCTGTGAATGTGACGGCGACCCTGGTGATCCAGGTGCTGTACTCCTTGGAGCCGTCCCTCCCGGCCTGTATACAGGCTGCCCTGGAGGACACGCCCAGTCAGCTTAACACTCTCATCAGTCTGCGCCAG ATCACAATGAGGTTTGCAAAAAGCATTGAAGCATCACTAGAGAAGACATCAG GCACCTACAATGAAGATGTGATCACCCAGCTAGTGAGGACCATCCACAGCCCCTACCTGCCGTACTtgctacagtacagtacactaCAGGAACAACACCTCAACGACCAGCTCAGGACCGTCCATCTG GAGACAGAACAACAGGAGGTGATCGACTGTGTGCGGCTGATGGGGCAGTCTGTCAGTAAACTCTACAGTATTGCAAACTCC GCTGTGGAACAGTGTATGGCCTTCACCTCAGGCTGTGGAGTGTGTGGACTGCAGAAGGCTCTGACT GCATACTTCACTGTGTACACCTCTGAGTTCATCCGAGTACTACAGGCCTTGAGAGTGAAGTGCAACATTGATGAAGTTAAAGTGTCCTCAGGAGAGATAAAGGAGGACTGGACTCTCTTCCAACATGCACTCAGGATCCTGCAAACCTGTG GTGACCTCCTCCTCCATCAGAGAGACTTCCAGGACCAGCTGTGTGTGGCAGTGCTGGAGCACACTGAGGCTCTGCAGGACTCCAG TACGCAGGAGAAGCCCAGTCGCTTCCAGCACTACAACTACCTGAGTGTGGACAGCCCAACAGAGTATGATCTACTGATGGGAACTGTCACAGGACTGAGGGAAG GCCTGGTGGAAGACCTGCTGTGTGATGTAACTGAGGCTGTACAGAAGCTGAATGAACATGCTCACAAGTTTGCCTTTGACATTGTCTTCTGCCAGCTCCAACAGCAGCTAGCAAATGTACATTCCAAGGAG ATTTGGGGTTCAGATGCTGCAGGAGGTGAAGTCTTACCAAGTTTCAGTCTGTCTCCAATGGAGTACATCACCAAG ATAGGACAGTACCTGATGACCCTCCCCCAACAACTGGAGCCATTTCATCACCAAGACAACCCCGCCCTGGAGGCTGCACTGCAGGCTGGGAAACTGCCTTTCCAGGACAAGAATG AGACCCATGAGGTTGACCATGTTGCTGACTTCTGGCTGGGGTCCATAGCAAGGGGAACCATGCTGACATACTTGGAGGCCATCTTAAAGATACCCAAAATGACTGACTATGGCCGTAAGCAGCTGGCTGCAGACATTG ACTATGTTTGCAATGTTCTGGATGCCCTTGGAGTCCCGGCCAACAAGGATCTGAAGGGTGTAGCAGCATTACTGCAGGCTTCATCCACAGA GTTTGATGATGTTTCCAAGGATTGCCCACCAAAAGTCGTCAACATCGTCAAAGCCATGAGAATGGTGTAA